The window AGTGCGTGAGGCTCTATAAATTGAATGTATGTGTATGTTTACCTTTACAGCCCATGCCAGAGGGACCGCATGATGGCATATACAGCGTCGTGGCCTGAGTATCGGGATGCAGCGTGGATACTCGATGCGGCTGCTGGAAGACGCCTAGGCCATCGGTTCCCAGACTTGTAGAGAAGGCATGAAGAGCACTGGCCAGTGTCTTTCGGAAATCCTCCAGCTCATCTAGGCTCAGATTTTCTAGGATATCCTTGACCTGCTCATCTGAGAGAACAGTCAAAGTCATGTTGGCAATGAGGGTATTACCACTAGACTGTTTTCAATTAGCTTCAGGTGCATCCCGCCATAGGATCCACAGAATAGATACCTTGCGAACGAAAATCACAATGCTAAAGTTTATCAAGAGAATAGCTATGTTCGCTAAGAACTCTTTGGTGTGTTATGCAGAAGTGTGTTGGTAAATACGGCGAGTGATATGATGTAACCGTCCCTCGGCACCGGCCCGGCGTTGAGGAGTCCGGTGGGGAATCGAGTCTGGAACGGCGCTCAGTCCCAGTTGACATAGCCTCACATGCTCCTGGACTGATTCCCCACAGTCGTGCTGTTGATAAGGAGTCATCGTCGTATTCGGCTGGTTCCTTTTGGCGGAAGGCGAATTCGAATTctgggcttggcttggcgGTTACTCTATGGGCATGGAGGGCATGGAGGGCATGGAGCCGGGAGGGTTGATATTCCAGATGCCGGCCGATGCACTGCAAGTCTGCTACGTAGTCGACGATCCGTCTACGCTGGTAAGGCTGGATAAATAACGCTCAGGCACCGGATCAACGGGCCGTGCTCGCATGGAGAGCGCACAAATCCATAATCAggcgaaaagaaggagatcaAAACCGAGCCCCTCACATGTTGTGGCGAGAGCGTTATGCTGGTTCGTTGTTTGTCTGGACTGGTCCAGGCATGTACTTTGAGGAGACGGCACAGGGCCGAAGCAAAGTTTAAAGGCACATTTGCTGTGCTAAGGGCGAATCAGCAGTGACATTGACTCCGCCACAGCGCCTACTGTAGTAGGCAGGTAGGTAGCATACAGTATTTGTACGAGGCATAGAGTAATGAGATGAAAGATTGGACAAGCGATTTCGCCGTAGCCTCCTTGCCACGTACTGGCCTACGTCACAAAGGATGCGGGCGATATCAATGTATTGAGATGCCTAGAGTGAACAATGATGCCTGGAGGATTGTGAAAGAAGAGGCGTGGTGATGAAGGGGAATTGAATTggagtatataatatatagtatgtactaggtaatatataaagaaaaaactgAAACGCTGATTGAGGGTTCCAGCTTTACATTACGATACAGCATCTGTCGCCGTCTCAGAGCACGGGGTACCTGCGCCAGGTCGCCGGTACAAAACAGCGGGCGCAGCAGATTCGTTTCTGCCCGCTAAGCCCTGTGCCTCGCCCCTAAGCAGCGCGTATTCTCTACCTGGCGCATCTCGTACCCGCCTCGTTCCTCGTGGAAACTCGCTCCTTCGGCCGCTATACCGCAAGGGGTACTAAATCTACCTGGCCAGAAGAAGGCTTGTCACCCTCGTCTCTTGGACAACGTTCCTGACATTCCACTTCCTCCTCTGCCATCGACAAACCCGCAACCCGCAAATCGTCTCCAGATCCTCGACTCAGGCTGCATAGCGCGCGATTCTGACATTTGACTTGCCGTCTCTCAATCGACTCTCGATTTGTAAGGCCGCTGCGCGCATCGCCAACTACGAGTGATACGCTGTTCTAATAGCTGCCGGATAGCTTCGTCTACAACCCGCCAAAATGACGCTCAGGGAAGAGTTCCAGACTCGAAATTTCAGTATGTGGCCTTTGCGAACGTCGAAACCGTCGTGGATTTGAATCGCGTTGATGCTGACCATGTCCTAACAGGTATCTACGGACAATGGTAAGCCGCTGATGCGCCAACCGCTCTTTGCTCCTGGCTCTTCGCATATGATTTTCAGCGAGATTGCTGTTCGAACCAGTCTCACGATTCGATGCGCGACGTTGATATAGAGCCGGAGGCTTTACCTCCTAGAATAGACTGAAAGAGAGGATGTTTTCTAACACAATGCCAACTCTAGGTTCGGCATTCTGTCCATGATTCTCTGTTTCGCAACAGGGCTGGCCAATATCTTTACGCTATTCTCTAGGCATGCGCTCTTGATTATATTCTGCGCCCTTGCGCTGTAAGTAACTTGCGCTTTCTGAAATAAACTGGTTGCTAATCAGGCGACAAGGGCCTCATCTCTCGTCATCCTGTTCATCGAAGTGCCTCTCCTGCTCAGAATCTGCCCGACATCCTCCAAGTTCGACGAACTCATCCGGAAGGTCTCGTCCAACTATATCCGAGCAGGTACCTACGGCGTCATGTCTCTCATCCAATTTCTCAGCATTATCGTTGTGAGCTCGAGTTTGATCGCAGCAGCCGTTTTCCTAGCGCTTACGGCCATCTGCTACGGCCTTGCTGGACTCAAGGGCCAGGCTTTCATTGGAAGCAAGACCCTTGGTGGTGCAGGCATTGCACAGATGATTGTGTAAAGGCTCTTGTGACCTGGCATCTAcggtgaagaaagaaaaggggacaAGGAGAGTAGCAGAGACGAAGACTTTTGACGATACGTTTTATTGCATGAAACGACGTATGATTCGAATGAGCTGGGCGGAGTGATGAGACTTGGGACTTGGACAAAAAAATTTTGCAAGCAAGGCAAATGAGTTGAATTTTTTCTAGCCTGTATTTCTTCTGACTGCTTGCCTGGGGGTGTTTGTGGGCCTTTTTATCCAAAGGGTATTCCGGCGTCAGGAATGAGGCATGACCTATATGGTTGATTTCAATAGCTGCTTCTGTGCGTTTCTCACAGGGCCATGTTTAGTGAAATAGAGTTTCTAAATGATGTTTACTGTTGATTTTTTATCCTTCATTTTCATtgtcttatttttctttctggttCATGGTGTCCAGATTGTCATAGTCGGTATATAGAGATTTGAGTCTAGCAATTGGCATCGTGTCAGATCTTGGGCTGGCCATTGTTCAGCGACTGTGGCCAAAGAACAGGCCTTTGATATGCTGTATCCATACTCCAAAAGAAGATTCACAGATGAAAGGTACTAGCGCCTGTCTGAATGATCAAGTTTATTTCTGTTGTAATGTAGCTTACAATTGCATTTCCGCATTAAGTATCGGTGAAGAAGTTCAAAAGGCTAGAGTTTGGGTTTGAATCACGCATCAGCCCTTACTCAGCATCTGAAGCTGACACAGAAATACCAGAATGGGCGAGGGCATttcagatttttttttctcctgctCCACTGAAGTCTGGCGCATCTTGATTGTATCTCTCATATGAGTAGCTAAACATTTGCGAATTGTGGGCTCTCCATACGCCTGTGGCGTCTGACAGCTCCAGCAGATGATGTAGAAGTGGATGTACCTGGCAATGATTCTGCTTGTCCAGCGTAgcaaaacaaagaacaaaagcAAACGGGAGATCAAGTATCCATAATGTTTCGAAATATAGATGAATACCTATTATAAGAGGCTATGACCAATGAAAATGGTCGCGGGAAGTGACAACGCCATGCATACAGGGGTTGAGAATCACACAGACGCTTTAGCCATTTAAAACAAAGGTCATACAACAGACGGGGAGCCGAGTCTGCAGATCTCAAAGCACTGTTGGGACGCTGCAGGTCGAATCACTTGCAGCTCCTAATAGGCGGCAACTTCTTTAACTAAATAAGGAGACATGCAGAATAGCACTACCAACAATGTACACAAACAAATCTCCCGGccaatgaagatgaatcAAAGAGGTGTGTCTGTCAATTTGGGTGCTTGGCGGCATTACTGGCGGTGAGCAGCCGAGAGAAAAATTCTCATGCGGCGTGCGTGAAGCTCTGCCGTTTGCTCCTACATGATGCCGGTTTTTTTAGTCGCATTAGCTTTACAGGTCACCCGATTCGATTTATCCAGCTATGAAGGAATGATCTCGGTGGTGGGGATTGTGCTAAGCTACTGTCTACGCAGTGACGCAATCAGGACTCGgctgaggatgacgatgagagcGATGAAGACGCTATTCCGTCAGAGATTCGAGATTTGCTGCTTTTCATGGATCATGAGGAATCACTCCACGCGTCTCTGTACCACCAGCTCGTACTCACTCTGCGCTCCGTTGAGCGCCTGCAGATGCATCAGTAGTAGGAGGTACCTACATATAAGACGCGCAGTGTAACGCCAGTTGAATGCTTGACCACGGTTCAGCGTGTGTGGCGTAGAGGGGTCACAGGATTACGGTGCGGCTGACGGGCTATCTGCACTGTGCCCCCAGCGTCCCATTGGGCGGGGCTGCCACCGTTTCAATGAGCAGCCACACAGTATTTGACAGACGCCCCGCGGCCCATGAGGCGCTATCGCTTGCCAGAATTAGCGCACAGGCCTCCCAACCGTCTCCCAATAGCGGCGTCGGCATAGATAAGCTACCAGGACCTGACGGTATTGTTCGACAGTTCCAGCTCTGGAAAGCCTCTTCAACCCTGACTATCTGCAGTTTGTGCTGTTTTCGTTGCTAGAATCCGATTCATGCTGCTACACCTGTAGTTCTATTGAGGTATTCAGTACCGGCTCGAGAAGCAATCGCAATTGGTAAGTTGCATCCATGTCCATGCTATGACGCCGTGGGGGACAGAtggtcatcgtcgtcatacAGTACGGCTGGCCGCCAGCTGTCCCCCTATGACTCCTCTGTTACGCATCTTTGCTGTGCAATCGATTCGCATCCTGTGAAGGGCTGCTCATTGCCATGATCCCAATTCTGACGCTGCGATCAATGGGCTCATTGGGTTTCGCACGCTGGCTTTGGGCACCCCTTTTGTGTTGCAGCCTTAGTCCTGTGACATCCCACTTTCCGCTGCCGAGTCAACACCACAACTGACTCTTCGTGGCTTCTCTCTAGGACATTTCGTGCCAAATCCGTTTCGAGATTCGATTCTATACAGTTAATACGACAATTGATAAGCTGTTTATCTTTTCCGACTTCGCTACGCTTTTATATCTACTTCTTTAAATGATTTACATACTATGACGGCACCCACAATGCAGCAGCCAATCATCCCCCCTCGTCCGTCCAAGAGCCCGGCCAAAGACCTCGCGGCCGCCAGCTCTACACCTCTGATCCCGCCACGACCGGCTAACAAGCGAATCGATCGCT is drawn from Trichoderma asperellum chromosome 4, complete sequence and contains these coding sequences:
- the TVP18 gene encoding Golgi apparatus membrane protein tvp18 (TransMembrane:4 (i12-36o42-68i88-106o112-131i)~EggNog:ENOG41), with the translated sequence MTLREEFQTRNFSIYGQWFGILSMILCFATGLANIFTLFSRHALLIIFCALALASSLVILFIEVPLLLRICPTSSKFDELIRKVSSNYIRAGTYGVMSLIQFLSIIVVSSSLIAAAVFLALTAICYGLAGLKGQAFIGSKTLGGAGIAQMIV